A genomic stretch from Kovacikia minuta CCNUW1 includes:
- a CDS encoding MFS transporter, whose protein sequence is MRTRVLFADSWGRKRIIVSAIFALSVPMFLAATASDLNSLIQWRFIQGLFIPGIFTVALAYIGEEWDRTKVGSATAAYVSGNVFGSVSGRVLAGFVAEHLNWRWSFVALGCLLVLGGMATWQWLPQSRHFVRQRNPLASIRSFTQHLCNPKLLAIYAIGFNTLFVFVSTFTYITFYLAAAPFHLTSVALGVLFLVNLPGAVITAMVGRWIDKIGQRLTVLIAVGVSCFGILLTLVPILAVVLIGLMLCSIGVFLCQSAASSYIGVVASLARSSAVGLYVSFYYLGGTIGAAVPGLFWAVGGWIACVILIVVIQVITVGFVVCFWRSHLAKIPKINT, encoded by the coding sequence ATGCGCACGCGGGTCCTTTTTGCTGATTCTTGGGGGCGTAAGCGCATTATTGTTTCGGCAATTTTTGCTTTGTCCGTGCCGATGTTCCTAGCAGCAACAGCTTCTGACTTAAACTCTCTTATTCAATGGCGTTTCATTCAAGGACTTTTCATTCCAGGAATTTTCACAGTTGCGTTAGCTTACATTGGCGAAGAGTGGGATCGCACCAAAGTAGGTTCAGCGACAGCCGCTTATGTGTCTGGTAATGTTTTTGGTAGCGTTTCTGGGCGGGTACTGGCTGGATTTGTTGCAGAACATCTCAATTGGCGTTGGTCGTTTGTAGCACTAGGATGTTTGCTTGTTCTGGGCGGGATGGCAACTTGGCAATGGCTACCTCAGTCACGTCACTTTGTTCGTCAACGCAATCCGTTAGCCTCAATTCGCAGCTTTACTCAACATCTCTGTAATCCAAAACTGCTTGCCATTTATGCGATTGGCTTTAATACTCTATTTGTTTTTGTTAGTACCTTTACGTATATCACTTTTTATCTAGCGGCGGCTCCTTTTCATTTAACCAGTGTGGCATTAGGCGTACTCTTTTTAGTTAATTTGCCTGGTGCGGTGATAACCGCAATGGTGGGTCGATGGATTGACAAAATTGGACAACGTTTGACTGTGCTAATTGCGGTCGGCGTTTCCTGCTTTGGCATTCTGTTAACGTTAGTGCCGATACTAGCAGTTGTATTGATCGGATTAATGCTTTGCTCAATCGGAGTCTTTCTCTGTCAATCCGCTGCTAGTAGCTACATTGGAGTTGTAGCAAGTCTTGCGCGTTCTTCTGCCGTAGGTCTATATGTTAGTTTTTACTATTTAGGTGGAACAATTGGTGCTGCTGTTCCTGGATTATTTTGGGCGGTAGGGGGTTGGATTGCTTGTGTCATACTAATTGTTGTGATTCAAGTTATAACAGTTGGTTTTGTAGTTTGTTTCTGGCGCAGTCATTTAGCAAAGATACCTAAAATCAACACCTAG
- a CDS encoding response regulator transcription factor translates to MIRVLVVDDQSFFREGLVALLSLEADIEVVGQAPDGRVAIDLTSNLQPDVILMDIRMPNCDGVTATREILRSYPWIRILVLTTFDEDEYVWDLLQAGAIGYLLKNTPSGQVADAIRTIHKGHSQLGPTIAAKVFAQLQPPASATPVNLTLSERELDVLKLLGQGKTNREIAKTLHITEGTVRNYISRILNELNVSDRTQAALWARENLDPRSP, encoded by the coding sequence ATGATTCGAGTGCTCGTCGTTGATGATCAATCCTTCTTTCGAGAAGGGTTAGTCGCATTGTTGTCGCTAGAGGCAGACATCGAAGTTGTCGGGCAGGCACCCGATGGAAGAGTAGCGATCGACCTGACCAGCAACCTTCAGCCTGATGTCATTCTGATGGATATTCGGATGCCCAACTGTGATGGCGTTACAGCAACTCGTGAAATTCTCCGAAGCTATCCCTGGATCCGCATTCTCGTGCTAACCACGTTTGACGAAGACGAATATGTGTGGGACTTGTTGCAGGCGGGGGCAATTGGGTATCTGCTCAAGAACACGCCTTCTGGGCAGGTTGCTGATGCCATCCGCACGATTCACAAGGGACATAGCCAACTTGGACCGACGATCGCAGCCAAAGTTTTTGCCCAACTGCAACCACCTGCGAGTGCCACCCCGGTTAATTTAACGCTGAGTGAACGAGAGTTAGATGTCTTGAAGCTGCTGGGGCAGGGCAAAACGAACCGTGAAATTGCTAAAACTTTGCATATCACCGAGGGAACGGTGAGAAATTACATTAGCCGGATTCTCAACGAGTTAAACGTGAGCGATCGCACGCAAGCCGCACTCTGGGCACGCGAAAATTTAGACCCGCGATCGCCTTAG
- a CDS encoding sensor histidine kinase translates to MNLDAGSSLSLRRTLRFGEWLLLLMTVLIYVLDGASTPGLIVKCVAFSTLFFCLSFILPLDRPLWQRRAYIASEMVMIGIAIASRVEFSFLLFLLLIKACFLLTRREVILTSITGGIVWLAGFAWIYPSLRQGQLTEFDGITLQSDLYITLLHALLYYTSGSIFVLLLGFVIMVERESRQRAEALSQEVEVLGAKLERLRIAREIHDSLGHTLTSLGVQLEVAQKLRDRDLTKSFHSVDNAALLASQCLQDVRQLVQTMRWQSSFNLNEALREQVEQIRQQGIATQIDVNLPALSLQSSYQLYCVLKEGLINIQKHAKATQVKLRGVVDSDAIVVTLQDDGQGFDLEQPLTGCGLPGMQERVELLGGTLKISTSSHQGTQIKIVIPYDSSARR, encoded by the coding sequence ATGAATCTAGACGCTGGCTCTTCTCTATCACTCCGTCGGACACTGCGCTTTGGCGAGTGGCTCCTGCTGCTCATGACGGTCTTGATTTATGTGCTTGACGGAGCCTCCACGCCTGGGCTAATCGTCAAATGTGTCGCGTTTAGCACGCTCTTTTTCTGTCTCAGCTTTATTTTGCCGCTCGATCGCCCCCTCTGGCAGCGCCGCGCTTATATCGCTTCAGAAATGGTCATGATAGGCATTGCAATTGCGTCGAGAGTCGAATTCAGTTTTTTACTTTTCCTGCTGCTGATCAAGGCTTGCTTTCTATTAACTCGCCGCGAAGTCATTTTAACCAGTATTACAGGTGGAATTGTTTGGCTAGCTGGCTTTGCCTGGATCTATCCTTCGTTGCGGCAAGGACAACTCACAGAGTTTGATGGTATCACCTTACAGTCTGATTTGTACATTACACTGCTTCATGCATTGCTGTACTACACCAGTGGCAGTATTTTTGTCCTTCTCCTTGGCTTTGTGATTATGGTAGAGCGGGAAAGCCGCCAACGAGCCGAAGCCTTGTCTCAAGAAGTGGAAGTGTTGGGTGCCAAACTAGAGCGTCTGCGAATTGCGCGTGAGATTCATGATTCTTTGGGACACACACTTACATCTCTGGGAGTGCAACTGGAAGTTGCTCAGAAATTACGCGATCGTGACTTAACTAAATCCTTTCATTCGGTAGACAATGCCGCTTTATTAGCAAGCCAATGCCTCCAGGATGTGCGGCAATTGGTGCAGACGATGCGCTGGCAATCCAGCTTCAATCTAAATGAGGCGCTACGTGAGCAAGTTGAGCAGATACGCCAGCAGGGAATTGCGACTCAGATTGATGTGAATTTGCCTGCCCTCTCCCTGCAATCGAGTTATCAGCTTTACTGCGTTTTGAAAGAAGGCTTAATTAACATTCAGAAACACGCCAAGGCAACTCAGGTGAAACTGCGGGGAGTGGTTGACTCAGACGCGATCGTGGTGACGCTCCAAGATGACGGTCAGGGATTTGATCTGGAACAGCCATTAACCGGATGTGGTTTACCAGGAATGCAGGAACGGGTAGAACTCTTGGGTGGAACTCTTAAAATTAGTACAAGTTCCCACCAGGGAACGCAAATCAAAATTGTTATTCCTTATGATTCGAGTGCTCGTCGTTGA
- a CDS encoding TMEM175 family protein: MQPDHSNSQTAIHHLARLSDCVFALAMAITFMGFELPETVQSLSNLEVNQFLIGQLKSLGIYAITFILVAFYWISHTQQFSYFKRTNETHLFIYTLYLMCLLVIPFSNDLVFRLSSNPFAKIWFNTNILLIGFFSFISWSYATHQHLLVNEDLDLQIIRSMQVKALIEPVCALMSIPVALVSPDLSDLVWLLIPVVSLIVNKALKQTSESNMMPVSTQVVE, translated from the coding sequence ATGCAGCCAGACCACTCAAATTCTCAAACTGCCATTCACCATTTAGCAAGGCTGAGTGATTGTGTCTTTGCCCTGGCGATGGCAATTACCTTCATGGGATTTGAACTGCCAGAAACCGTTCAATCGCTGTCAAATTTGGAAGTCAACCAATTTCTGATTGGACAGCTTAAATCTCTTGGTATCTACGCCATCACTTTCATCCTGGTTGCCTTTTATTGGATTAGCCACACTCAGCAGTTTAGTTACTTCAAGCGAACGAATGAAACTCACTTATTTATCTATACCTTGTATTTAATGTGTTTATTAGTCATTCCGTTCTCGAATGATCTCGTTTTTAGGCTATCCAGCAATCCTTTCGCCAAGATCTGGTTTAACACCAATATTCTTCTGATTGGGTTTTTCTCGTTTATAAGCTGGAGCTATGCAACTCACCAACATTTATTAGTGAATGAAGATTTAGATCTTCAAATCATTCGATCGATGCAAGTGAAAGCACTAATTGAACCTGTTTGTGCCTTAATGTCAATTCCAGTTGCACTGGTTAGTCCAGATTTATCAGATCTAGTCTGGTTGTTAATTCCAGTTGTCTCCCTAATTGTGAATAAGGCTCTTAAGCAGACTTCTGAATCTAACATGATGCCAGTTTCGACTCAAGTCGTTGAGTAA
- a CDS encoding ABC exporter membrane fusion protein: MNLQLLTKPSNRWMLALIVAASTLTAGIAYYGISQFAVEKPAENTQTTPTIQSVVALGRLEPETEVTKVSVPATLSNDRVAQLLVKRGDRVQANQVIAILDSRDRLQGALLEAEQQVAVAQAELAQVRAGAKLGEIEAQQAEIGRLQAELAGETRRQQATLASLEAEVNNARSEYNRYQSLYQEGAISASQFDQRRLAFQKAQAQFNEGKANQSRMADTLQAQIESARANLNRIREVRPTDVQTAQAKVEQAIAVAQRAKADLRQAEVRSPQAGQILEIYAKPGEVVGEKGIADLGQTRQMRVVAEVYQSDIKKIRIGQQAVITGEAFSGELRGRVEEIGLQVSQQEIFNNQPGENLDQRVVKVRIRLNAPDSDRVAGLTNLQVQVAIQP, translated from the coding sequence ATGAATTTACAGTTACTGACGAAACCATCTAATCGTTGGATGCTTGCCCTGATCGTTGCTGCATCTACCCTTACAGCAGGTATTGCTTACTATGGCATTTCGCAATTTGCTGTAGAGAAACCAGCAGAGAATACTCAGACGACCCCAACAATTCAATCTGTTGTGGCACTGGGTCGGTTGGAACCTGAAACTGAGGTAACAAAAGTGTCAGTTCCAGCTACGCTCAGTAACGATCGCGTGGCTCAACTCCTCGTCAAACGGGGCGATCGCGTGCAAGCCAATCAAGTGATTGCGATTCTAGACAGTCGCGACCGACTGCAAGGCGCTCTTCTAGAAGCTGAACAACAAGTTGCCGTTGCCCAGGCAGAGCTTGCCCAGGTTAGAGCCGGAGCAAAACTGGGTGAAATTGAGGCACAGCAAGCAGAGATTGGACGTTTACAGGCAGAATTAGCAGGGGAAACTCGGCGACAGCAAGCAACCTTGGCGAGTTTGGAGGCTGAGGTCAATAATGCCCGCTCTGAATACAACCGCTATCAATCGCTCTATCAGGAAGGAGCAATCTCCGCATCTCAGTTTGACCAGAGGCGATTAGCTTTCCAAAAAGCACAAGCACAATTTAATGAAGGCAAAGCGAATCAAAGCCGGATGGCTGATACATTGCAAGCGCAGATTGAGTCAGCTAGAGCTAACTTGAATCGCATTAGGGAAGTGCGCCCAACCGATGTGCAGACGGCACAAGCAAAAGTGGAGCAAGCGATCGCCGTGGCTCAACGAGCAAAAGCGGACTTGAGACAAGCAGAGGTGCGATCGCCCCAAGCAGGGCAAATTCTAGAAATCTATGCCAAACCAGGCGAAGTGGTTGGTGAAAAAGGCATTGCCGATCTGGGACAAACCCGCCAAATGCGAGTAGTTGCTGAGGTCTATCAAAGCGACATCAAAAAAATTCGGATTGGGCAACAGGCAGTGATTACCGGTGAAGCATTTTCTGGAGAGCTGCGTGGCAGGGTTGAGGAAATTGGGCTGCAAGTGAGTCAGCAGGAGATTTTCAATAATCAACCAGGAGAAAACCTGGATCAACGGGTGGTTAAAGTCAGAATTCGGCTCAATGCACCAGACAGCGATCGAGTTGCAGGACTGACAAATTTACAGGTGCAGGTCGCTATCCAACCCTAA
- the devC gene encoding ABC transporter permease DevC, translating into MLRNLFRKTPLAWFQLKREKTRLAVALAGIAFADILMFFQLGLLDALFESVVKPYTSLQGDLFLINPLFESLNVVRSFPRQQLYQAAGAKEVESINYLYIGQGEWRNAQTRTNQPTMVFAINPYNSAITLPDVQAKQNELKLLNRMLYDRAGAEHFYGNVVGELQQSGSAPIQFNNFQVKVVGTFVMGASFAANGNVITSHSTFLRLFPTRQPDEIDIGVIQLKPGTDVEQFKTAIQSELKSVLILTHEEFIAHEKKYWETTSPIGILFGFGAIIGFVVGTIIVYQILYSDVSDHLPEYATLKAMGYSDNYLIGVLIQEALIMAVLGFIPGFVISLGLYSVAAAATFLPIGMTASRAMLVLTLTIVMCAASGGIAMRKLQSADPADIF; encoded by the coding sequence ATGTTGCGTAACCTATTTCGTAAAACACCCTTAGCATGGTTTCAGCTAAAACGGGAAAAAACTCGTCTTGCGGTGGCTTTAGCGGGGATTGCCTTCGCCGATATTTTGATGTTTTTTCAACTGGGGTTGCTCGATGCCCTGTTTGAGTCTGTCGTAAAACCCTACACTTCGCTGCAAGGGGATTTATTTCTGATTAACCCGTTGTTTGAGAGCCTAAATGTAGTCAGAAGTTTTCCCAGACAGCAACTCTATCAGGCGGCAGGAGCCAAAGAAGTTGAGTCGATTAATTATCTCTATATTGGTCAGGGCGAGTGGCGGAATGCTCAAACCCGAACGAATCAGCCCACAATGGTTTTTGCGATTAATCCCTATAACTCAGCGATTACGCTACCAGATGTACAGGCAAAACAGAATGAATTGAAGTTGCTGAACCGAATGCTCTACGATCGCGCCGGTGCAGAACATTTTTATGGCAATGTCGTTGGAGAACTTCAGCAGTCTGGCTCAGCGCCCATTCAATTTAATAACTTTCAAGTCAAGGTCGTTGGAACGTTTGTGATGGGAGCATCATTCGCTGCCAATGGGAATGTCATTACGAGTCATTCAACTTTTCTTCGGCTCTTTCCAACCCGCCAGCCTGATGAAATTGATATTGGGGTGATTCAGTTGAAACCGGGCACCGATGTTGAGCAATTTAAGACTGCGATACAGTCGGAGCTTAAAAGCGTGCTGATCCTGACGCATGAAGAGTTTATTGCACACGAAAAGAAATACTGGGAAACCACCAGCCCGATCGGGATTTTGTTTGGGTTTGGCGCAATTATTGGGTTTGTCGTCGGCACTATTATCGTCTATCAAATTCTCTATTCCGATGTATCAGACCATTTACCCGAATATGCCACCTTAAAGGCAATGGGATACAGCGATAACTACTTAATTGGTGTACTCATCCAGGAAGCGCTGATTATGGCAGTTCTAGGATTTATTCCAGGCTTTGTCATTTCGCTTGGGCTGTATTCAGTCGCTGCCGCTGCAACTTTTCTACCGATTGGGATGACAGCCAGCCGCGCAATGCTTGTGTTGACGTTGACGATTGTTATGTGTGCCGCATCAGGAGGAATCGCGATGCGTAAACTGCAATCGGCTGATCCGGCTGACATTTTTTAG
- a CDS encoding GAP family protein gives MSSLLAYLIPIAALDSLNPTTTAVQMYLLSTPKPVPRSVAFIAGVFITYWAAGLAVVLGANRLTSNLPGLPPLLMYTLQLVIGIVLLIVGWNLNKSATKSQEVKRPARLTIVQTFLFGSAATLWDFPTALPYLAAIERIVRSQFDLFTTMSILAIYNAIFVFPLIVLLGLYIYLGERSVNLIQAINQSVQKWGQKILRVLLIGLGILLIVDCIAFALGRPIF, from the coding sequence ATGTCATCCTTACTTGCTTATCTCATTCCAATCGCGGCACTAGACAGCCTCAACCCGACTACTACAGCAGTCCAAATGTATCTGCTCAGTACGCCTAAGCCAGTGCCTCGCTCAGTTGCATTTATCGCGGGAGTATTTATCACCTATTGGGCAGCAGGGTTAGCGGTGGTGCTTGGAGCAAATCGATTGACCAGCAATTTACCAGGTCTGCCACCCTTACTGATGTACACGTTGCAACTGGTCATTGGCATCGTTCTATTGATAGTCGGTTGGAATCTTAACAAGTCTGCTACGAAGTCCCAGGAAGTTAAACGCCCTGCTCGGTTGACAATTGTTCAAACTTTTCTCTTTGGCAGTGCTGCAACGCTTTGGGATTTCCCGACCGCGTTGCCTTACCTGGCAGCGATCGAGCGCATTGTGCGATCGCAGTTTGACCTCTTCACCACAATGAGTATCCTTGCAATCTACAACGCGATCTTTGTCTTCCCACTCATTGTTCTCTTAGGACTCTACATCTACCTCGGCGAACGCAGTGTTAATTTGATCCAGGCGATTAATCAATCCGTGCAGAAGTGGGGACAAAAAATACTGCGAGTCCTGCTCATTGGCTTAGGTATTCTCCTGATCGTAGACTGTATTGCTTTTGCTCTAGGTCGTCCAATTTTTTGA
- a CDS encoding DevA family ABC transporter ATP-binding protein: MIQTSQSDQSHLTAAEPVISARQLNHYFGSGELRKQALFDINLDIYAGEIIIMTGPSGSGKTTLLTLMGGLRSAQEGSLKILGQELRNASKQQLTQLRRNIGYIFQAHNLLTFLTAKQNVRMSLELHEEMFDRDIDGVSVAMLKAVGLQHRVDYYADSLSGGQKQRVAIARALASQPRIVLADEPTAALDKKSGRDAVEIMQKLAKEQGCTILLVTHDNRILDIADRIVYMEDGRLAANPETTITD, from the coding sequence ATGATTCAAACTTCGCAGTCCGATCAATCCCACTTAACAGCAGCAGAACCAGTTATTTCTGCTCGGCAACTTAATCACTACTTTGGCAGTGGCGAACTCCGCAAACAAGCCTTGTTCGACATCAATTTAGATATTTATGCAGGCGAAATCATTATCATGACGGGTCCCTCTGGTTCTGGTAAAACAACACTGCTAACGCTGATGGGCGGATTGCGATCGGCTCAAGAAGGTAGCCTCAAGATTCTCGGTCAAGAATTACGCAATGCCAGCAAACAACAGTTGACTCAACTTCGTCGCAACATTGGCTATATTTTTCAAGCCCATAATCTATTGACCTTTCTAACTGCTAAACAAAATGTGCGAATGTCCCTGGAACTGCATGAGGAAATGTTCGATCGCGATATTGATGGCGTGAGTGTTGCCATGCTGAAGGCAGTCGGGTTGCAACATCGGGTGGACTATTACGCCGACAGCTTATCGGGTGGGCAGAAACAGCGAGTCGCGATCGCCCGCGCATTAGCGAGTCAACCCAGGATTGTTTTAGCAGATGAGCCGACCGCAGCACTCGATAAAAAATCAGGACGCGATGCAGTAGAAATCATGCAAAAACTTGCCAAAGAGCAGGGTTGCACCATCTTATTAGTCACACATGACAATCGCATTCTCGATATTGCCGATCGCATTGTCTACATGGAAGATGGTCGCTTGGCGGCTAACCCGGAGACTACGATCACGGACTAG
- a CDS encoding SCO4402 family protein, whose product MYQKSNPSFQLEYPCVRDELLKVFQQLVNAEAQRQDWSRQEALPRTDTNRLSTLLQFIYVSTGLGIEPHFMIGFFLKNADEVQSVEAVFNAVEQVFQTAGVDATCENYLTCPQWSKLVQAADRALQIMQDKQQNQFCRSQTMPKLISERDPRLVAGARAIWVTVTWLSIRFQIAFSQTSIGLQTAT is encoded by the coding sequence ATGTATCAGAAATCTAATCCATCCTTCCAGCTAGAATATCCCTGCGTTAGGGACGAATTGCTCAAAGTCTTTCAACAGCTAGTGAATGCAGAAGCCCAACGCCAGGATTGGAGCCGTCAGGAAGCTTTGCCTCGGACGGATACCAATCGTTTGAGTACCTTGCTTCAGTTTATCTACGTCAGCACAGGTTTAGGCATAGAGCCTCATTTCATGATCGGTTTCTTCCTCAAAAATGCTGACGAGGTGCAATCAGTGGAGGCGGTTTTCAATGCCGTTGAGCAAGTTTTTCAGACCGCAGGCGTTGATGCTACTTGTGAAAATTACCTTACCTGCCCTCAGTGGTCAAAGCTCGTGCAAGCTGCTGATCGTGCTTTGCAGATTATGCAGGATAAACAGCAGAACCAGTTCTGTAGGTCGCAGACGATGCCAAAATTGATTTCTGAACGAGATCCTCGACTAGTTGCAGGTGCTAGAGCTATCTGGGTCACAGTGACTTGGTTGTCGATTCGTTTCCAAATCGCCTTCAGTCAGACTTCCATAGGTTTGCAGACCGCCACTTGA
- a CDS encoding nuclear transport factor 2 family protein, producing MPDQPVLETELLRAAYAAFNARDIDAALALMTPDVHWPKAFKGGFVRGPEAVRAYWTEQWSEINPHVEPVAFHPEEDGKILVEVHQVVRDLTGAVLADEHVGHRFTIEHGLIQSIEVCPLPPSDLGA from the coding sequence ATGCCAGATCAACCTGTACTAGAAACTGAGCTGCTACGTGCAGCCTACGCAGCCTTTAATGCGCGTGACATTGATGCTGCCCTCGCCCTTATGACTCCTGACGTGCATTGGCCGAAAGCATTCAAAGGCGGTTTTGTCCGTGGACCTGAAGCAGTCCGTGCCTACTGGACAGAGCAGTGGAGCGAGATCAATCCACACGTTGAGCCAGTTGCCTTTCACCCGGAGGAGGATGGGAAAATCTTGGTCGAGGTGCATCAGGTCGTGCGTGATCTTACCGGAGCCGTGCTTGCCGATGAACACGTGGGTCACCGTTTCACCATTGAGCATGGCTTGATTCAATCGATAGAAGTCTGTCCCCTTCCACCGTCCGACCTCGGTGCCTAA
- a CDS encoding VOC family protein has translation MEKPAKNTICLWYDGTAEDAARFYAETFPESSVDAVHHAPGDFPLGKQGDVLTVEFTVMGIPCLGLNGGPAFKHNEAFSFQVATVDQAETDRYWNAIVGDGGQESACGWCKDKWGVSWQITPIALTKAITDPDPAAAKRAFEAMMQMKKIDIAAIESAHRG, from the coding sequence ATGGAGAAGCCAGCAAAGAACACGATTTGCCTCTGGTACGATGGTACCGCCGAGGATGCAGCGCGATTTTACGCCGAGACCTTTCCCGAGTCCTCCGTCGATGCAGTACACCACGCACCGGGAGATTTTCCATTGGGGAAGCAGGGGGACGTGTTGACCGTCGAATTTACCGTGATGGGAATACCCTGCCTCGGACTCAATGGCGGACCTGCGTTCAAACATAACGAAGCGTTCTCGTTTCAGGTTGCAACCGTTGACCAGGCAGAAACCGATCGCTACTGGAATGCGATCGTCGGCGACGGCGGACAGGAGAGTGCCTGCGGCTGGTGTAAGGACAAATGGGGAGTGTCCTGGCAGATTACGCCGATCGCCTTGACGAAAGCGATTACCGATCCCGATCCTGCTGCTGCCAAGCGTGCGTTCGAGGCGATGATGCAGATGAAAAAAATCGACATCGCTGCGATCGAGTCGGCGCACCGGGGTTAA
- a CDS encoding SRPBCC family protein, which yields MAPLIHHPDPQLDLVFERIVDISPELVWAAWTTPEHLKHWFTPTPWKTIDCEIDLRPGGLFRTVMLSPEGQEFPNIGCYLEIVPNEKLVWTNALQPGYRPVIQSSEKNSGDFLFTAVLTLEPHEQGTKYTAIVIHANQEDCKKHEDMGFYDGWGKALDQLVSHMKHS from the coding sequence ATGGCTCCACTCATTCATCACCCTGATCCTCAACTTGACTTGGTGTTTGAACGCATCGTTGATATTTCACCAGAACTGGTTTGGGCAGCTTGGACAACGCCAGAGCACCTCAAGCACTGGTTTACGCCCACGCCCTGGAAAACGATCGACTGCGAGATTGATCTTCGCCCTGGTGGTCTTTTCCGCACAGTGATGCTTTCTCCAGAGGGGCAAGAGTTTCCCAATATTGGATGTTATCTGGAAATCGTCCCGAACGAAAAGCTGGTTTGGACAAATGCCCTTCAACCGGGCTATCGTCCCGTCATCCAATCATCTGAGAAAAACAGTGGTGATTTCCTGTTCACAGCCGTGCTTACGCTTGAACCGCATGAGCAGGGAACGAAATATACCGCGATCGTCATCCATGCCAATCAAGAGGACTGCAAGAAGCACGAAGACATGGGATTTTATGATGGATGGGGCAAAGCTCTCGATCAGCTTGTTTCACACATGAAACATTCTTAA
- a CDS encoding HesA/MoeB/ThiF family protein, with the protein MSIFFHEQLYRTDEIMAKLKEFPVTICGAGALGANLAENLARAGFGKLKVIDRDRIEERNLSTQPYYRSDVGAFKAKILANNLYRAIGTKVEAATKELTATNAAQLLKESRLIVDVFDNSASRQAVRDYADHTGIPCLHAGLSADYAEVIWNDVYRVPSDVNDDVCNYPLARNLVMLTVAVACEVIVSFVATGEQRHFTITLKDLSVQFLNL; encoded by the coding sequence ATGAGCATCTTTTTTCATGAACAGCTTTACCGAACGGATGAGATTATGGCAAAGCTCAAGGAGTTTCCTGTAACCATCTGTGGTGCAGGAGCGTTGGGCGCAAATCTGGCTGAGAATTTAGCTCGTGCTGGTTTTGGTAAGCTCAAGGTGATCGATCGCGATCGCATCGAAGAACGAAACCTCTCCACGCAGCCCTACTACCGTTCAGATGTTGGGGCATTCAAAGCTAAGATTTTGGCGAATAACCTGTATCGAGCGATTGGAACCAAGGTAGAAGCTGCAACCAAAGAACTGACTGCGACAAATGCTGCTCAACTACTCAAAGAGAGTAGATTGATTGTTGATGTATTTGACAACAGTGCTTCTCGCCAAGCGGTGAGGGATTACGCCGATCATACTGGGATTCCTTGCCTTCATGCTGGACTCTCTGCCGATTATGCAGAAGTGATTTGGAACGATGTCTATCGAGTTCCATCTGATGTCAATGATGATGTCTGTAATTATCCACTTGCACGTAATTTAGTGATGTTAACGGTAGCTGTGGCTTGTGAGGTGATCGTTTCTTTTGTTGCAACAGGCGAACAACGGCACTTCACAATTACCTTGAAAGATTTGAGTGTTCAATTCCTCAATCTGTAA